Proteins co-encoded in one Amaranthus tricolor cultivar Red isolate AtriRed21 chromosome 7, ASM2621246v1, whole genome shotgun sequence genomic window:
- the LOC130817812 gene encoding 60S ribosomal protein L31-like → MVDKTKGRKEEVVTREYTINLHKRLHGCTFKKKAPKAIKEIKAFAEKAMGTKDVRIDVKLNKQIWSRGIRSVPRRIRVRIARKRNDDEDAKEELYSLVTVTEIPPEGLKGLGTKVIEDED, encoded by the exons ATGGTTGACAAGACTAAGGGAAGAAAGGAAGAGGTTGTTACACGAGAGTACACTATCAATCTCCACAAGCGTCTTCATGGATG CACATTTAAGAAGAAGGCACCCAAAGCCATCAAAGAAATCAAGGCATTCGCCGAGAAGGCAATGGGAACCAAGGACGTCAGAATAGACGTCAAACTTAACAAACAAATCTGGAGTAGGGGTATCAGGAGCGTTCCAAGGAGGATCCGTGTCCGCATTGCTCGCAAGAGAAATGACGATGAGGACGCCAAGGAAGAGCTCTACTCTTTGGTCACTGTTACTGAAATTCCACCAGAAGGTTTGAAGGGGCTTGGTACCAAGGTCATTGAAGATGAAGATTAA